In a genomic window of Stakelama saccharophila:
- a CDS encoding SDR family NAD(P)-dependent oxidoreductase has protein sequence MKLQNRVAIVTGAGAGLGRCHALLLAELGARIAVNDMNIEAAERVAAEIRAAGGEAIATPASVTDAGRVADMVDRVMGEWARVDILVNNAGILRDKSFAKMDLDDFRLVLDVHLMGAAICTKAVWGIMREQRHGRVVMTTSSSGLYGNFGQANYGAAKMALVGLMQTLAIEGEKYGIRVNCLAPTAATGMTEGVLSAEALVQLDPAKVSPGLFALVGDDAPTRAILCAGGGHFARANVTLTDGEYVGGTDAAAAGRVVERWNAIGERSGEIVPAYGFVQAERELASAGHEVETMAVAR, from the coding sequence ATGAAACTCCAGAACCGCGTTGCGATCGTTACCGGTGCCGGAGCCGGGCTCGGGCGGTGTCACGCACTGCTTCTGGCGGAGCTTGGCGCCAGAATTGCGGTCAACGACATGAACATAGAGGCCGCGGAGCGCGTCGCGGCAGAGATTCGCGCCGCGGGCGGCGAAGCCATTGCCACGCCGGCGTCCGTAACCGACGCCGGACGGGTTGCCGACATGGTTGATCGGGTGATGGGCGAATGGGCCCGGGTCGACATCCTGGTCAACAATGCCGGTATTTTGCGCGACAAAAGCTTCGCCAAGATGGATCTCGATGATTTCCGGCTGGTGCTGGACGTCCATCTGATGGGCGCGGCGATCTGCACCAAGGCGGTGTGGGGCATCATGCGCGAGCAGCGCCACGGCCGTGTCGTCATGACGACCTCCTCTTCCGGCCTTTACGGCAATTTCGGCCAGGCCAATTACGGCGCCGCCAAGATGGCGCTCGTGGGACTGATGCAGACGCTCGCGATCGAGGGCGAGAAATACGGCATCCGCGTCAATTGCCTGGCGCCGACCGCGGCCACGGGCATGACGGAGGGCGTGTTGTCGGCCGAGGCGCTGGTGCAGCTCGATCCGGCAAAAGTCAGCCCCGGCCTGTTCGCGCTGGTCGGCGACGACGCACCGACCCGCGCAATCCTGTGCGCCGGCGGCGGCCACTTCGCCCGCGCCAACGTCACGCTGACGGACGGCGAATATGTCGGCGGGACGGATGCGGCGGCGGCCGGACGCGTGGTGGAGCGGTGGAATGCGATCGGCGAGCGGTCCGGCGAGATCGTCCCGGCTTACGGCTTCGTCCAGGCCGAACGCGAACTCGCCAGCGCGGGCCACGAGGTCGAGACGATGGCCGTAGCCCGCTAG